A stretch of DNA from Cannabis sativa cultivar Pink pepper isolate KNU-18-1 chromosome X, ASM2916894v1, whole genome shotgun sequence:
TGCAAACCAATTGGGTGCAAATGGGTTTACAAGATTAAATATGGTTCAAGTGGGCAGCTAGTAAAATATAAGGctagacttgttgctaaaggatatAGCCAGAAAGAAGGTATTAATTTCAAAGAAACATTCTCACCTGTCTCTACCAAAGATTCTTTGCGAATCATCATGGCTAtggttgctcattttgatttggaacttgaacaaatggatgtgaaaactGCCTTTCTAAATGGAGATTTGTATGAAGATATCTACATGACTCAACCTGTTGGTTTTGAGGAGCCTGGCAAGGAGCATATGGTTTGCAAGCTCAATaagtctatttatggacttaaacaAGCATCAAGACAGTGGTATCTCAAATTTGATGCAGTTGTCACTGCAAATGGTTTCATGGAGAATAAAGTTgatcaatgtatatatatgaaggtCAGTGGGAGTAGCTTCATCTTCCTGGTACGGCATGTTGATGATATCTTGCTTGCTTCCAATGATAAAAATCTGTTGTCTGAGACAAAGAAATTGCTATCTGACCATTTTGATATAAAAGACCTTGGTGAGACTTCGTATGTACTTGGGATACAGATTCTCCGGGATAGAACTAAAGGTATTCTTCGGTTGTCTCAGAGAACTTACATTGATCGAATTTTAAAAAGATTCAATATGCATACTTGTTCACCTGGAAAGGCACCAATAGTGAAgggtgataaattctcaaagggCCAATGTCCACAAAATGACAAAGAGAGAGATGACATGAAAGTGGTTCCTTATGCGTCAGTTGTGGGTAGCCTGATGTACGCTCAAGTATGCACACGCCCTAATATTGCTTTTATTGTTGGCGTGTTAGGTAGATACTTGAGTAATCTTGGACTTAGCCATTGGAAAGCAGCTAAGAAGGTCATGCGGTATCTTCAGGGTACCAAGGATCATATGTTGACTTATCGGCGAGCTGACACTCTTGATATAATGGGGTTTAGCGATGTCGAATATGCAGGATGCGTGGATGATAAGAAATCCACATCAGGCTACATTTTCATGATGGCTGGAGGAGCTGTTTCgtggaaaagtgtcaaacagacactcACAGCATCCTCAACAATGGAGGCAGAGTATATGGCGTGTTATGAGGCTACTTGTCAGGCAATATGGCTGCGGAACTTCATTTCAACATTGGGTGTTATGGACTCTATCACGAGGCCGTTGAAATTGTATTGTGATAATTCCGCAGCAATAGCTTTCTCTAGAAATGTTAGAAGTACTTCCCGTTCTAAACACATTGACATAAAATACTATTTTGTTAAAGAGAAAGTTACAGAGTCTTTTATTTCCATTGAATACACGCCTAGCACTGGCATGTTAGCAGACCCACTAACGAAAGGCTTACCCATATGTGTATTTTTAGAGCATGTTGCTCGAATGGGATTGTTAGAAGCCTAGTTGTTGAGCTCAGTGGGAGTTTTTCTATTATGTATTGAACAGGCTAGTATCTTGTATGGAATGCTCATGACTTGTACTTTGAACATGCATAATGATATTGTAGTCACTTCTAGTTATTGTTGTCATATGTATGCATGCATGTGTTGTTTACTGAAGTGACAGGTACAAAAGGAGATGAATGCGCATAGTCTCAATTTTGTTGTACCTCATGTATGTTTGGTTTGATTGTTAATGATTGTTATTGAATTAAAATGTCTTCAAGGTCAATTCATACATAGTATATGTATCCCGTCGATATGATATTATGTACGTTTTTATTGGTTACCTTATGTGTGGTAGACAATGTTATGGTGGTTGATTATATtgtccaagtgggagaatgttagaattatttatttgtggacTAATATAATACCATAATCACAATCATTAACTATGTGCCCAATATTTATTCACTACCATAATGGGatggttaataattaataaatgtattagaGGCACATGTGAGCACCCTAAAACTATAATTggcccattaaattatagtCCACCACTAATTATACTCATTAGCCCAATAAGCATAATATAACCCCTTAGGGTTAGGTGTTAGATATAAAAGGGTTAATATGTGTTTAGTATGAGAAGAGTGTGGGTGTGtggtgaaaaagaaaaagggttTGCTTTCATAGGCTCCTCTTCTACTATCTTGGAGACACATTCACATTGAAGACTTTGGTGTCTTAGCAACAATGGAAAATGCTAATATGGGATGTATGTGTTTTTACATTTATGATGCTCTAAATAAAGTATTGATATTGGATTTAATGATTATGAACAATGATATTTAATGTATGTTTTGGATAGTTCATAATCTATGTGAATGTTTAACAAGAGAAAGAATGGTTGTGATAGATGCTACTACACAAATATGCCATTTCTTCAATACAACAAAGTAAATACATTTGTAAGTTGGAACTCCGAGTCTCTTACCTTATCAATCAAGCTTCatttattgcataattaaaGGCTTTACTATATTAAGAAAACTGAAACAGTGATGTATTGAATAAGTACCTCAGGTCGGTCATGATCAACATGTTCCAATATAAAGCACTCTGCATCACCACTTTTGAGTGAACCTTCATACTTAATTATGAAGTTTTTACCACTGAAATAAACAGTATACAAGAGAATTTGTAAAGTTTTGCATAGATCATATTCAAAATTGTGAGCGCTTAACAAAGTTATTGTCCGAATGATTACCCGAAGCGCTCAAGCATTTTAAGTTCGTTAGTGACATGATGTTTTTGAGCTTTACCATGAGGGCCTGAAAGCAAAACCAGTCATGAATTATCCTATGATTCCTATCATTACCAGGTACTCCAGTCAACCATTTATTGAAGCGAACAAAACAATGGTTCCAATCCTAGTCTCAAGACCTGACGTTAAGTCCAAAGTAtaatatctaagaaaataaaacttacATTTAATAGCACACATTTTCCCATCACTAATTCTTCGGGCTCTGTAAACAATGCCATAACCACCTGGATAGTTTTGAGCAAAAGTCCAGAAAATTACACACAAATATCATATTCTTTAGATTATCAGCAACagaatcaaaaaaatatatgatcttAATACCTGAACCTTCTTCATCCTCTATGAGAAAATTGTCGAACTGAGGGAATTCCTTTTTCTCCAAATTGTTCTGCAAAAAAACCAAAAGAGTGCTTGTGAGCTCTTTCTTATTAACTAAAGAGATTATAGAAAGACAATCAATGGTTCTCAAACTCACCTTTAATGACATAGACGTTGGATTTACTGCATTTTCTTTTCCGTTATTACTGTTCTTTGAGTTATGCTCCCCAGAATGACGCTTCTGATCACTTTTACGGGATATTATAAGTCTACTATATTTTGATGGCCCCAAAAGCACTCCTTGTTGTGGAGGCAAATTCTTGCTCATGCGCTTCAACTTAATATATGATTTCACAGGTTGCTTCTGACTGGAAGAATTCCCAGATACTCTAATGTTGGTGTGAGTTTCCAATCTATGTGTTCGCTCTTTGTCCATTGTCGAAATACTCACCAGATTTTTTAACTCCTTAAAACGAACAGTTTTTTCTGTATCTCCTTTTTCCTCATGATGATCAATGACACCTTTGTTACCACTAGTTCCTGCTATGTTTTCTGCAACATCTTCTATGTGATGTATCAAACTTCTGCAAGAATGAGCATTAGAAAAGCCACCCTCTAATGGCAAACCATTACCTATTTTATCTTCCTCTCCGTCAAATGTGAGACTCCGACACACTCCATTCTTAGATCCAACAGCTTCGTCAACATCTGCTTTCTTGATTGATAATGAATCATGAAAGTTATCAGGCAAAGGTAAGGTCTCAATGTAGTTGTGTGCCATAATTTGATCCTCTTGGATTGGTTCCAGAACACCCAAATTTGATTCTTTATTTACCAAGCTGCAAGGCAAAGTTGATGTATGTACATATCCAGAACACTCCTGCTGCTCCTCTAAAATGTTTGTCCCAGCACTACCCTCATCTCTATTGTTTGTCCCAGCACTACTATCATTAAAAATGTTTGTCCCAGCACTACCCTCATCTAAAATGTTTGTCCCAACACTACCTTCATCTTTCCCCTGGTTACCATTCATCATGGAATTTTTCGAAAACTCACAGTTGGACCCAAGAAGTAAAGGGACAGTAGCTTTATCATTATTACAAATTTCCTATACAAATATCATCAACATGACAGGGGACAAAAAGAAATACAACAGTCAGACAGAGAAGGACGAAACAGATTCGATCCACAAGCCATTAAAACACAACGCAGTACAACTTCAACTAGACTAACTGCTGATaccaaattcaagaaaaaatattatgacccaatattttctttataattagTGAAGGCTCCGACGAATGCGAGTAGCATGTAATACAACAAAACAAAAGTTATACAAATGAAATCAAAGATGAAGTCAACAACAGTAAGAACCtaaacaaaattattaaattttgaagAATCAATCATCATAAAACAATGTGTGAGAAAGTATTACCTTAATTTCAGTAGGTAACGACAGCATAAGTTGATCGTTTTCCCCTGCCATTAAGTCAATCAAAATCAGATAAacgaaagagaaaaaaaaaacagaaaacaaagaCTTAAAAGACAAAAGGTTAGCTCAATACCTTGATACAATAACCTCCTTTTAGCTGCCGAGAACACAACCGGATCAAATTCCTTTTCCTTCCGCTTCCGAAAGTAGGTCTTAACGTCAAAATTCAAATGCTTGTTCGATTCGTTGAATTCAATTCCAAACAGCGAAACGGAACCCCCACCACCACCGGACTTTGATTTTGACGCAAACTCTACCATGGACGAAACCACCGCCATGGAAACAGTAACGAGTTGATTATCCAAAAGAATAATCGGCGAGTTAGGGTTCGAGCAGAGGCTCCCAATGTAATCCGGCGTCGCATCGAACAACTCGCACTTCGAAGAAAGCTCTCCAAGACTCGCCGGCCGGCCTATGCTCAACAAAATCGCCAAGATATGCCACGCTTTCTCACAATCTGCGGCGGTGTTTACACCAGGCACTTGTTCTGAGCAGCTAAGATCGTAATTTGACATAGCTTATCTCAATCAAACCGAATCTTTCTCATTAGAAATCGATTATCTGAAACCCGAAGTTCGATCTGGAATAGTGTGAAACTTGAAAGACCGAAACGATATGATCACATGAGAAATGTAGCAATAGTATAACTGTTTGGTAGCCGAGAAAACCCAAGATGGGAAAAGAAATGGAGAgtttgaactttttttttttttttttttgcagagtGAAGAGTTTGATTTACCTGAGAGAGAAGCGGGAAATGATTTTTCACGAAATTTGGATCAGAATAGTTCCCGCTTTTTTGCTTCGCATTCTCGAAATTACGGCAAATTAATGGGCTTACGTTTTGGGCCTTTATTTGGGCTCGATTTCAAACATTTTGGGTTTACTAGTAAAACTACACCCTAACCAATCGTGAAAATTACAATGAAATATGGGATTTTGtaaaggggtaagttgaaaaatgcctcttttattcatcaattaatcaaatttacttctaattttatgtttatttgaaacatacctctttttatatgtattgtacccaaaatacccttacataagagaatcacatggagagtatcttgaagtgataggggtaaaattggtacaatgtttaaaaaaagaggtaaaaatgatagattttaaaaaagaaggtaaaaataaaagaagacaatataaaaagggtatagagtgtaatttcctcttttgtaaaaaagttataaaaatatagtatttatagGTTTGCCACTCTTTTGTGacattttttcatatttaagactttttatggtatttgatatgccatatttttgtaaacctTTTATCCAAACACATAATTTCATGTTTTTGTTTCTaacttaagttttattttttttagtttattttacatttacattttagggtttctttctatttgaaaaatttacaccaaatactaattttttttttcaaacattacttttataatttgacaaagatatttttacatttatacttttctttatttttttttttctattttattgttttttacttattaaaattttaaaaagtttttttttgtcttttttatatattttttagtcaattttggctctttttttttcatttttaagtctgacttctttttttttttttctcttctctctctaattttctcttttattttattttttctaatttctctttgtgcctctctttttttttttgtcaaactattttttttctctttgtatatatataaatatatataattagtgtacatttttgtatctcatttttttatagaaattaaacttgttttttttttctatttaaactactatttatttatttatttatttttttttgttaacaactaattattttattaaaaacagcaacaaaaaaaaaaccagtttaatcaacataatcatgaaaaaaaaacaatataaaaaatcataatctaaaaagaatgcAAACGTTAAAAACTACTTTTATCAACATtgaaaataactaataatttcattaaaagattaaaaaaaaaatagtttcattaacaagataatgaaaaaaaattacaatctaaaaacgatactaactttaaaaaccagtttcatcaatattaaaaaaaaactaattacttcattaaaagaggcaaaaaaaaaaatagtttcatcaataacatactgaaaaatacacaatgcctaataactaaacttttacaaacgatactaaatttaaaaacaaattttgaatatataaattttatatcaatacctaataaccaaacttctaacttcattctttattttggcatttaatttttatttgcttgctcaaaaaataGAATTGATTTAAACATACGTTATGTAGCGAATATAGCAAAGAgaaacagaaattaaaatcaaagagaaaaaaagaaacaaagaaaattaaaagaaaaaaatgcagtaaaaaccataaaagaataacaaaaaaaaaaaacagtggaatgtaagaaaccagttagtaaaacaaccaaaataaaaacaaacaaataaaaaccagttccttgaaataatcaaataaaaaattaaaacttaaaactcaattatgaacaacaataaaaaaaaaccagttatgaaaactagttacttaaaaaaaaccagttatgaaaagaataaaataatatgtgtgtcagaaactgattttatacaaactaaaaaaaatacaata
This window harbors:
- the LOC115709888 gene encoding uncharacterized protein LOC115709888 isoform X2, with product MSNYDLSCSEQVPGVNTAADCEKAWHILAILLSIGRPASLGELSSKCELFDATPDYIGSLCSNPNSPIILLDNQLVTVSMAVVSSMVEFASKSKSGGGGGSVSLFGIEFNESNKHLNFDVKTYFRKRKEKEFDPVVFSAAKRRLLYQGENDQLMLSLPTEIKEICNNDKATVPLLLGSNCEFSKNSMMNGNQGKDEGSVGTNILDEGSAGTNIFNDSSAGTNNRDEGSAGTNILEEQQECSGYVHTSTLPCSLVNKESNLGVLEPIQEDQIMAHNYIETLPLPDNFHDSLSIKKADVDEAVGSKNGVCRSLTFDGEEDKIGNGLPLEGGFSNAHSCRSLIHHIEDVAENIAGTSGNKGVIDHHEEKGDTEKTVRFKELKNLVSISTMDKERTHRLETHTNIRVSGNSSSQKQPVKSYIKLKRMSKNLPPQQGVLLGPSKYSRLIISRKSDQKRHSGEHNSKNSNNGKENAVNPTSMSLKNNLEKKEFPQFDNFLIEDEEGSGGYGIVYRARRISDGKMCAIKCPHGKAQKHHVTNELKMLERFGGKNFIIKYEGSLKSGDAECFILEHVDHDRPEILKREIDLFQLQWYGYCMFRALACLHKQGVVHRDIKPGNFLFSRKLNKGYLIDFNLSMDLQQRLSVGSKPKQSSYASFVHAPLSSPVAAQSTKDNKAVRVHRFAVNQGGTVDLKPSHEHKNSVKRKALTDLSNFNKLKSQGADGSGITSAKDAAGARTPSAERTREPLPSLGRKELLSLVQNVMRSPNNDDDLKTSVSQRKRIAAPSCKMERKNFYTSPMPLYSNGVPVVDAALLKGKGEGKRKKEGSCVGTKGFRAPEVLLRSLHQGSKIDVWSAGVTLLYLMMGRSPFTGDPEQLKIPGT
- the LOC115709888 gene encoding uncharacterized protein LOC115709888 isoform X1, which produces MSNYDLSCSEQVPGVNTAADCEKAWHILAILLSIGRPASLGELSSKCELFDATPDYIGSLCSNPNSPIILLDNQLVTVSMAVVSSMVEFASKSKSGGGGGSVSLFGIEFNESNKHLNFDVKTYFRKRKEKEFDPVVFSAAKRRLLYQGENDQLMLSLPTEIKEICNNDKATVPLLLGSNCEFSKNSMMNGNQGKDEGSVGTNILDEGSAGTNIFNDSSAGTNNRDEGSAGTNILEEQQECSGYVHTSTLPCSLVNKESNLGVLEPIQEDQIMAHNYIETLPLPDNFHDSLSIKKADVDEAVGSKNGVCRSLTFDGEEDKIGNGLPLEGGFSNAHSCRSLIHHIEDVAENIAGTSGNKGVIDHHEEKGDTEKTVRFKELKNLVSISTMDKERTHRLETHTNIRVSGNSSSQKQPVKSYIKLKRMSKNLPPQQGVLLGPSKYSRLIISRKSDQKRHSGEHNSKNSNNGKENAVNPTSMSLKNNLEKKEFPQFDNFLIEDEEGSGGYGIVYRARRISDGKMCAIKCPHGKAQKHHVTNELKMLERFGGKNFIIKYEGSLKSGDAECFILEHVDHDRPEILKREIDLFQLQWYGYCMFRALACLHKQGVVHRDIKPGNFLFSRKLNKGYLIDFNLSMDLQQRLSVGSKPKQSSYASFVHAPLSSPVAAQSTKDNKAVRVHRFAVNQGGTVDLKPSHEHKNSVKRKALTDLSNFNKLKSQGADGSGITSAKDAAGARTPSAERTREPLPSLGRKELLSLVQNVMRSPNNDDDLKTSVSQRKRIAAPSCKMERKNFYTSPMPLYSNGVPVVDAALLKGKGEGKRKKEGSCVGTKGFRAPEVLLRSLHQGSKIDVWSAGVTLLYLMMGRSPFTGDPEQNMKDIAKLKGSEDLWEVAKLHDRESSFPSELLEVQFLDSMEIRSWCRAYTRRPDFFETIPTSLFDLVDKCLTVNPRLRITAEEALRHEFFASCHESLRKVRLQSSMSVCPALNI